A window of the Haloarcula rubripromontorii genome harbors these coding sequences:
- a CDS encoding beta-galactosidase, producing the protein MTVGVCYFPEHWPHERWERDIEQMAEAGIEYVRMAEFSWSRIEPESGEIDLSWLDEAVSLISDHGMEAVLCTPTATPPKWLIDQHPSILQEEPDGTPRHYGSRRHYCFNSPAYREETRRIVSTMADHFADNPHVAGWQTDNEYGCHETIRCWCDDCATAFREWLRERYGDIESLNEAWGTTFWSQHLRSFDEVDPPRHTAAEHHPSRLLDYYRFSADSAVDYNAIHADLLREADDDWFIAHNFMGDFDSCDAFRFADDLDLFTWDSYPTGFAQDRRPAAASPNELRAGDPDQVGMNHDLYRGAKQQPFWVMEQQPGDVNWPPYAPQPGEGAMRLWAHHAVAHGADAVLYFRWRRCREGQEQYHAGLRKQDGSPDRGYHDADQAATELAELDLDTVDADVALLHEYDNLWATNIQPHAPDWEYWTHMRQYYAALRARSVQADVVHPDRDLSGYDAIVTPALHLVDDALAATLEGAVEDGTELLLTVRSGTKDRANKLPGVPAPGPLTDLVGATVDQHESVPERLDRQVTYDGESYEFRTFAEWLDTDDATTVGSYVGGVGDGRAAITEHEFGAGHVAYCGVWPEADLADAVVTDLLDRADVGYSERLPTGVRAAQRDGYTWVMNFTSDPVSVALPEDARLVVGDDTVDAFGATVYEGEAADLSVDEG; encoded by the coding sequence ATGACCGTCGGCGTCTGTTACTTCCCCGAGCACTGGCCCCACGAGCGCTGGGAACGGGACATCGAGCAGATGGCCGAGGCGGGTATCGAGTACGTCCGTATGGCCGAGTTCTCCTGGTCCCGGATCGAACCTGAATCGGGCGAGATCGACCTCTCGTGGCTTGATGAGGCCGTCTCGCTGATCAGCGACCACGGGATGGAGGCCGTGTTGTGTACGCCGACGGCCACGCCGCCGAAGTGGCTCATCGATCAGCACCCCTCGATACTCCAGGAGGAACCTGACGGCACTCCCCGTCACTACGGGAGCCGCCGGCACTACTGTTTCAATTCCCCGGCCTACCGCGAGGAGACCCGCCGGATCGTCTCGACGATGGCCGACCACTTCGCGGACAATCCTCACGTCGCCGGCTGGCAGACAGACAACGAGTACGGCTGTCACGAGACGATCCGCTGCTGGTGCGACGACTGTGCAACCGCGTTCCGCGAGTGGCTCCGCGAGCGCTACGGCGACATCGAGTCGCTCAACGAGGCTTGGGGGACGACCTTCTGGAGCCAACATCTCCGGTCCTTTGATGAGGTCGACCCGCCCCGACACACCGCCGCTGAACACCATCCGTCGCGGCTGCTCGACTATTACCGCTTTAGCGCCGACAGCGCCGTCGACTACAACGCGATCCACGCCGACCTGCTGCGCGAGGCCGACGACGACTGGTTCATCGCCCACAATTTCATGGGCGATTTCGACTCCTGTGACGCATTCCGCTTCGCCGACGATCTAGACCTGTTCACCTGGGACTCGTACCCGACGGGCTTCGCCCAGGACCGCCGGCCCGCTGCCGCTAGCCCCAACGAACTCCGGGCCGGCGACCCAGACCAGGTCGGGATGAACCACGACCTCTACCGCGGGGCCAAACAGCAGCCGTTCTGGGTAATGGAACAACAGCCCGGAGACGTGAACTGGCCGCCCTACGCCCCCCAGCCCGGCGAGGGCGCGATGCGGCTGTGGGCCCACCACGCCGTCGCCCACGGTGCCGACGCCGTGCTATACTTCCGGTGGCGACGCTGTCGGGAAGGGCAAGAGCAGTACCACGCCGGGCTGCGCAAACAGGACGGCTCGCCCGACCGGGGCTACCACGACGCCGACCAGGCGGCCACCGAACTGGCCGAGCTAGACCTCGATACGGTCGATGCCGACGTGGCGCTCCTCCACGAGTACGACAACCTCTGGGCGACGAACATTCAGCCCCACGCCCCCGACTGGGAGTACTGGACCCACATGCGCCAGTACTACGCCGCGCTTCGTGCGCGCTCGGTCCAGGCCGATGTGGTCCACCCCGACCGGGACCTCTCGGGATACGACGCCATCGTCACGCCGGCGCTGCACCTCGTCGACGACGCGCTCGCCGCGACGCTGGAAGGGGCAGTCGAAGACGGGACGGAACTCCTGCTGACGGTTCGCTCGGGCACCAAAGACCGCGCGAACAAGCTTCCGGGCGTTCCCGCGCCCGGGCCGCTCACCGACCTTGTCGGGGCAACCGTCGACCAGCACGAGTCGGTTCCAGAGCGGCTGGATCGTCAGGTCACCTACGACGGCGAATCTTACGAGTTCCGAACGTTCGCCGAGTGGCTCGACACCGACGACGCGACCACCGTTGGCTCATACGTCGGCGGCGTCGGTGACGGTCGCGCGGCGATCACCGAACACGAATTCGGCGCGGGCCACGTCGCCTACTGCGGCGTCTGGCCCGAGGCCGACCTCGCCGACGCCGTCGTGACGGACCTACTCGACCGGGCCGACGTGGGCTACTCCGAGCGGCTCCCGACCGGCGTTCGGGCCGCCCAACGCGACGGCTACACCTGGGTGATGAACTTCACGAGCGATCCCGTCTCAGTGGCGCTCCCCGAGGACGCCCGTCTGGTCGTCGGCGACGACACCGTCGACGCCTTCGGCGCGACCGTCTACGAGGGCGAAGCGGCGGACCTCTCGGTCGACGAGGGGTAG
- a CDS encoding FAD-dependent oxidoreductase: MMDPFVVIGGDAAGLSAASKFAREAPDRDVIVFEKGEWVSYAHCGTPYYVKGTVERLTDLLSLSPEQAAERGIDLRRNHEVVGVDTDAGTVTVAHDGETVDQPYGDLLVATGAHAVTEPIAGAELDGAFTMHGLDSAAAVRAALSDPGDSAVDTSIEYVDTALVEKYTDWGPPERVAIVGGGYVGVEMAEAFRAHDVETHLFQRSGHLLPPFGETVGERVADHLREQGVTLHLNTVVDELVGDENGRVTSVAHDGGTTDVGLALVGIGIRPNTALIADTRVELGDSGAIAVDEYGETNVDGVYAAGDCAEDRHAVTDAPDWVPLGLTANRAGRAIGQTVAGDPSPVGDIAGTAVVKAFVLECGRVGLLDHERASAAGFDPVSKTVTAGSRSGYYPGGDDTDVTLVADRKSGRLLGGALVGEDRAAIRIDTLATAIEADMTIDELERLDLAYAPPFSPVWDPVLVAAKVLNGHL, translated from the coding sequence ATGATGGACCCGTTCGTAGTCATCGGTGGTGACGCAGCCGGGCTCAGCGCCGCGAGCAAGTTCGCCCGCGAGGCACCGGACCGTGACGTGATTGTCTTCGAAAAGGGCGAGTGGGTGTCTTATGCCCACTGCGGGACGCCGTACTACGTGAAGGGAACTGTCGAGCGGCTGACTGACCTCCTCTCGCTGTCGCCCGAGCAGGCGGCCGAGCGGGGTATCGACCTTCGCCGGAACCACGAGGTCGTCGGCGTCGATACTGATGCCGGGACGGTCACCGTCGCCCACGACGGCGAGACAGTCGACCAGCCATACGGCGACCTGCTTGTCGCAACGGGTGCACACGCCGTGACTGAACCGATTGCAGGGGCGGAACTCGACGGCGCGTTCACGATGCATGGACTGGACTCGGCCGCCGCGGTCCGTGCCGCGCTGTCCGACCCGGGCGACTCCGCCGTCGACACGAGCATCGAGTACGTCGATACGGCGCTCGTCGAGAAGTACACAGACTGGGGGCCACCGGAGCGAGTCGCCATCGTCGGCGGCGGGTACGTCGGTGTGGAGATGGCAGAGGCGTTCCGCGCCCACGACGTAGAGACACACCTCTTCCAGCGGTCGGGCCACCTCCTGCCGCCGTTCGGTGAAACAGTCGGCGAGCGCGTGGCCGACCATCTCCGGGAGCAGGGTGTGACGCTGCATTTGAACACCGTCGTAGACGAACTCGTCGGCGACGAAAACGGGCGCGTTACGTCGGTCGCTCACGACGGCGGCACCACCGACGTGGGCCTCGCACTGGTCGGTATCGGCATCCGTCCCAACACCGCACTCATAGCTGACACGCGGGTCGAACTGGGCGACTCCGGGGCGATAGCAGTCGACGAGTACGGGGAGACGAACGTCGATGGCGTCTACGCCGCCGGGGACTGCGCTGAGGACCGCCACGCTGTGACCGATGCGCCCGACTGGGTGCCGCTCGGACTGACCGCGAACCGGGCCGGTCGTGCAATCGGGCAGACCGTCGCTGGCGACCCCTCCCCTGTCGGCGATATCGCCGGGACAGCCGTCGTGAAGGCGTTCGTCCTCGAATGCGGGCGTGTCGGCCTCCTCGACCACGAACGGGCCAGCGCTGCCGGGTTCGACCCGGTATCGAAAACAGTCACGGCCGGCTCCCGGTCAGGGTACTACCCCGGCGGCGACGACACCGACGTGACGCTGGTCGCAGACCGGAAGAGCGGCCGCCTGCTGGGCGGCGCACTCGTCGGCGAAGACCGAGCGGCAATACGTATCGACACGCTCGCGACGGCCATCGAGGCAGATATGACCATCGACGAACTGGAACGACTTGACCTGGCGTACGCGCCGCCGTTCAGCCCCGTCTGGGACCCGGTGCTGGTCGCCGCGAAAGTGCTTAATGGACACCTCTAG
- a CDS encoding DsrE family protein, which translates to MTKAAIIILAGTEGHENLGRLANGLEAAAEFAQNDEDDLELIFDGAGTQWIPELEDEDSDYHELYQSLKDDVAVCDYCSGAFGVEDAVADAGLVTLDDHDGHPSIRSLVDDDYEVITF; encoded by the coding sequence ATGACGAAAGCAGCCATCATCATTCTCGCAGGGACGGAGGGACACGAAAATCTCGGCCGGCTCGCAAACGGCCTCGAAGCCGCAGCAGAGTTCGCACAGAACGACGAGGACGACCTCGAACTCATCTTCGACGGCGCCGGAACACAGTGGATTCCGGAACTCGAAGACGAGGACAGCGACTACCACGAACTGTATCAGAGCCTCAAGGATGACGTGGCGGTCTGTGATTACTGTTCCGGCGCATTCGGCGTCGAAGACGCCGTCGCCGACGCCGGGCTTGTCACGCTGGACGACCACGACGGCCACCCGAGTATCCGCTCACTCGTCGACGACGACTACGAAGTCATCACCTTCTAA
- the trxA gene encoding thioredoxin: MTTDTASETEKATTNEPLHIDGADQLNDVVGKHDVVLVDFYADWCGPCQMLEPVVKTLAAETDATVAKVDVDANQQLAQSYGVRGVPTLIMFADGEQVEEIVGVKGEADLRALIESYT; this comes from the coding sequence ATGACGACTGATACTGCGTCCGAGACCGAGAAGGCCACGACGAACGAACCGCTTCACATTGACGGAGCGGACCAACTCAACGATGTCGTCGGCAAGCACGATGTCGTTCTCGTGGATTTCTATGCCGACTGGTGTGGCCCGTGCCAGATGCTCGAACCGGTAGTCAAGACGCTGGCCGCGGAGACCGATGCGACCGTAGCCAAAGTCGATGTCGATGCCAACCAGCAACTCGCTCAGTCGTATGGTGTCCGCGGTGTTCCGACGCTCATCATGTTCGCCGACGGTGAGCAGGTCGAAGAGATCGTCGGCGTCAAAGGCGAAGCAGACCTCCGAGCGCTTATCGAGTCCTACACGTAG
- a CDS encoding helix-turn-helix domain-containing protein: MPDSMSEQLRQDMQCEGLLECFHGLKELDKECFRALVEADEPLTVDELAEAVDRERSTAYRAVQRLLQTGFIEKDQINYDQGGYYHVYSPTDPSQIADEMQRMLNDWYAKMGQLIQEFETKYEQAESTAPTVES; the protein is encoded by the coding sequence ATGCCAGATTCGATGTCCGAACAACTCCGACAGGACATGCAGTGCGAGGGGCTATTGGAATGTTTCCACGGCCTCAAGGAACTCGACAAAGAGTGCTTTCGAGCGCTCGTCGAGGCTGACGAACCGCTAACCGTCGACGAACTCGCCGAAGCAGTCGACCGAGAGCGCTCGACCGCGTATCGCGCCGTCCAGCGGCTCCTCCAGACGGGCTTCATCGAGAAAGACCAGATCAACTACGATCAGGGCGGCTACTACCACGTCTACTCGCCGACGGACCCGTCACAGATCGCAGACGAGATGCAGCGGATGCTCAACGACTGGTACGCAAAGATGGGGCAGCTGATTCAGGAGTTCGAAACCAAGTACGAACAAGCTGAGTCCACGGCCCCGACTGTCGAAAGCTAA
- a CDS encoding DUF302 domain-containing protein yields the protein MTLPIDPSQIDPEDIGEQQATLEMSHEDAIEHVRDVFTDAGFGVPVEFSPSEMLNEKIDADRDPYYVLGACNPEVADRALDATDNKLGALMACNVVIWEEKPERQRVYHVSIMRIARLVGMAPDNEEMADIVADTGEIVDEAFQNL from the coding sequence ATGACACTCCCAATCGACCCGAGTCAGATTGACCCTGAAGACATCGGTGAACAACAGGCGACGCTCGAAATGAGCCACGAGGACGCAATCGAGCACGTTCGAGACGTGTTTACCGACGCTGGATTCGGGGTCCCCGTCGAATTCTCGCCGTCTGAGATGCTCAACGAGAAGATCGACGCGGACCGTGACCCATACTACGTGCTGGGTGCCTGCAACCCCGAGGTCGCTGACCGCGCTCTCGACGCGACGGACAACAAACTCGGCGCGCTCATGGCCTGTAACGTCGTTATCTGGGAGGAAAAGCCCGAACGACAGCGCGTCTACCACGTCTCGATTATGCGTATCGCTCGCCTCGTTGGAATGGCACCCGACAACGAGGAGATGGCAGATATCGTCGCTGACACCGGCGAGATTGTCGACGAGGCGTTCCAGAACCTCTAA
- a CDS encoding class I SAM-dependent methyltransferase: protein MGYHTFDAGRADKLEDAQQRYRYLSAEELRWALSASRDETVADLGSGTGFYTDDVAPAVDHVYAVDIQEAMHDYYREKGVPDNIDLVTSAVDDLPFDTDSLDGAFSTMTYHEFASDGALNEVARVLKSGGTFAVADWAASGSGRNGPPVDERFSADEATDALRQHGFTVEFEAVRPETFLVVASAE, encoded by the coding sequence ATGGGGTATCACACGTTCGACGCGGGCCGGGCCGACAAGCTCGAAGACGCACAGCAACGGTACCGATATCTCTCCGCGGAAGAGCTCCGCTGGGCGCTGTCGGCCAGTAGGGACGAGACGGTCGCGGATCTCGGGAGCGGGACTGGTTTCTACACCGACGATGTTGCACCGGCCGTCGACCACGTGTACGCCGTGGATATCCAGGAGGCGATGCACGACTACTACCGGGAGAAAGGCGTCCCCGACAACATCGATCTTGTGACGAGCGCGGTCGATGACCTCCCGTTCGATACTGATAGTCTCGATGGGGCGTTCTCGACGATGACGTACCACGAGTTCGCTAGCGACGGGGCACTGAACGAGGTCGCACGAGTGCTCAAATCGGGCGGAACATTCGCTGTCGCCGATTGGGCGGCTTCCGGCAGTGGTCGTAACGGCCCGCCCGTCGATGAACGATTTTCCGCTGACGAGGCGACGGACGCGCTCCGACAGCATGGGTTCACGGTTGAGTTCGAGGCTGTGCGGCCGGAGACATTTCTGGTCGTTGCGAGCGCTGAATAA
- a CDS encoding urease accessory protein UreF, whose protein sequence is MTDAATLESFRLADSFLPVGTYTVSYGLEQFIQDDRVEDAADLEALLSTYLRQQVGPAELVALRAAHAAATDGDLDGVCRADRRLSAVTLAAEFRESAQQSGDRLLSLQTELRESALLDRYAERVDTDDAPGNYAVVLGVATGLAGVPVREACLLCCHGFVTGLLGAAQRLLSLGHTDAQRILNDLQPVMTAAVEDSADRGLDEMTPFAPLVDVLAADHERAERRLFAS, encoded by the coding sequence ATGACCGACGCCGCGACGCTCGAATCGTTCCGGCTGGCTGACTCGTTTCTCCCGGTCGGGACCTACACGGTCTCGTACGGGCTGGAGCAGTTCATTCAAGACGACCGGGTCGAGGACGCGGCGGACCTCGAAGCGCTCCTGTCGACGTACCTCCGCCAGCAGGTCGGTCCCGCCGAACTCGTCGCGCTCCGGGCCGCACACGCCGCCGCCACCGACGGTGACCTCGACGGGGTCTGTCGGGCCGACCGGCGGCTCTCGGCCGTGACGCTGGCCGCGGAGTTCCGCGAGAGCGCCCAGCAATCCGGGGACCGACTCCTCTCGCTCCAGACAGAACTGCGGGAGTCGGCCCTGCTGGACCGCTACGCGGAGCGCGTCGACACCGACGACGCGCCCGGGAACTACGCTGTCGTCCTCGGCGTTGCGACCGGACTTGCCGGCGTCCCCGTCCGAGAGGCCTGTCTGCTGTGCTGTCACGGCTTCGTCACCGGACTGCTGGGTGCGGCCCAGCGTCTCCTCTCGCTGGGCCACACGGATGCCCAGCGAATCCTGAACGACCTACAGCCGGTGATGACCGCCGCAGTCGAGGATAGCGCGGACCGGGGGCTGGACGAGATGACTCCGTTTGCCCCCCTCGTAGACGTACTGGCCGCCGACCACGAACGGGCAGAGCGTCGGCTGTTCGCCAGTTGA
- a CDS encoding urease accessory protein UreE translates to MLVAETYLGHRDDDSVAEAIDGSDHATVVLSDTERRRSRVRTETTDGRDLGIVIARDLGDGDMLEADDGTLVVVELAAVEVLVLDFADSDVSPTAALALGHAVGNRHWNLAVRGEEALFPVTESKARMEATVADLLSGDVPMRYERVPPTTFDDDGVDHTHGDGGHDASGHSHSGSGHAHDHGVRTIDGGDQ, encoded by the coding sequence ATGCTGGTCGCAGAGACGTATCTCGGCCACCGCGACGACGATTCCGTCGCCGAGGCCATCGACGGGTCGGACCACGCCACTGTCGTGCTTTCGGACACCGAACGCCGCCGCTCGCGGGTCCGAACCGAGACGACGGACGGTCGGGACCTCGGTATCGTGATCGCCCGCGACCTCGGGGACGGCGACATGCTGGAGGCCGACGACGGCACGCTCGTCGTCGTCGAACTCGCCGCCGTCGAGGTCCTGGTGCTCGATTTCGCCGACAGCGACGTGTCGCCGACCGCAGCGCTGGCGCTCGGTCACGCCGTCGGGAACCGACACTGGAACCTGGCGGTCCGCGGCGAGGAGGCACTGTTCCCGGTGACCGAGTCGAAAGCGCGGATGGAAGCCACGGTCGCGGACCTGCTCTCCGGAGACGTGCCGATGCGGTACGAGCGCGTGCCGCCGACGACGTTCGACGACGACGGCGTCGACCACACCCACGGTGACGGGGGCCACGACGCTAGCGGCCACAGTCACAGCGGCAGTGGCCACGCCCACGACCACGGCGTCCGCACCATTGACGGAGGCGACCAATGA
- a CDS encoding urease accessory protein UreD, whose protein sequence is MAADAPHPAFEGYATEAVPQAAVGSPGKDGVLELTFERTADGTTLVHDYATVPFHISGTLGHDPLPEADTVFVQSPTGGVAQGDRHDVTIEVGDEAVAHVSTQSSTKVQTMTCNYAAAETTLSVGTDGHLDYVPEPTILHADSRYMQELSVGLAPGATAVVADVVVPGRLARGERFEFERYLSRVRADGPDGRLFEDATHLTPADGDPTAPGVLGEFTVYGTAFVLAPDRDEDELSDALHAVVADGEARAGATALPNGAGVGVRALGDRAETVQSTLHAAWDHARRELLDAPAPSGRKY, encoded by the coding sequence ATGGCCGCGGACGCGCCCCATCCGGCGTTCGAGGGGTACGCGACCGAGGCCGTCCCGCAGGCCGCCGTGGGGTCGCCGGGGAAAGACGGCGTGCTCGAACTGACCTTCGAGCGGACGGCCGACGGGACGACCCTGGTCCACGACTACGCGACGGTCCCGTTCCACATCTCGGGCACGCTGGGCCACGACCCCCTCCCCGAGGCCGACACCGTCTTCGTCCAGTCGCCGACCGGTGGCGTCGCCCAGGGCGACCGTCACGACGTGACCATCGAGGTCGGGGACGAAGCCGTCGCGCACGTCTCGACCCAGAGTTCGACGAAGGTCCAGACGATGACGTGTAACTACGCCGCCGCGGAGACGACCCTCAGCGTCGGCACCGACGGCCACCTAGACTACGTGCCCGAGCCGACGATTCTCCACGCCGATTCCCGGTACATGCAGGAGCTTTCGGTCGGGTTGGCCCCCGGCGCGACCGCCGTGGTCGCCGACGTGGTCGTCCCGGGCCGTCTCGCCCGGGGCGAACGCTTCGAGTTCGAGCGGTACCTCTCCCGCGTGCGTGCGGACGGCCCCGACGGCCGCCTGTTCGAGGACGCGACGCATCTGACGCCGGCCGACGGCGACCCGACCGCGCCCGGCGTCCTCGGCGAGTTCACCGTCTACGGGACGGCGTTCGTCCTCGCGCCCGACCGCGACGAGGACGAACTGAGTGACGCGCTCCACGCGGTCGTCGCCGACGGCGAGGCCCGGGCCGGCGCGACGGCACTCCCGAACGGTGCCGGCGTCGGGGTCCGTGCCCTCGGCGACCGGGCCGAGACCGTCCAATCGACGCTGCACGCGGCCTGGGACCACGCGCGACGGGAGTTGCTGGACGCGCCCGCCCCCTCCGGGAGGAAGTACTGA
- the ureG gene encoding urease accessory protein UreG, whose translation MSLTHRDVATVGIGGPVGSGKTSLLTALVPKLREQGLDVGVIANDILTQEDADVLRERFAGVVPEDLVAGVETGACPHTGIREDPSMNLQQIDSFLADHPELDLVLVESGGDNLAATFNPELADYSLYVISVAEGEDIPRKRGPGVVDCDLLVVNKTDLAPHVGVDLDVMERDADEVRDGPVVFTNCKDETNVDEVLSHVREGVLFA comes from the coding sequence GTGAGCCTCACGCACCGCGACGTGGCGACGGTCGGCATCGGCGGCCCGGTCGGCTCCGGCAAGACATCGCTACTGACGGCGCTCGTCCCGAAACTGCGCGAGCAGGGCCTGGACGTGGGCGTCATCGCCAACGACATCCTGACACAGGAGGACGCGGACGTGCTCCGCGAGCGCTTCGCCGGGGTCGTCCCGGAGGACCTCGTGGCCGGCGTCGAGACCGGCGCGTGTCCGCACACTGGCATCCGCGAGGACCCGTCGATGAACCTCCAGCAAATCGATTCGTTCCTCGCCGACCACCCCGAACTGGACCTCGTGCTGGTCGAGAGCGGCGGCGACAACCTCGCGGCGACGTTCAACCCCGAACTCGCCGACTACTCGCTGTACGTCATCTCCGTCGCGGAAGGCGAGGACATCCCGCGCAAGCGCGGGCCGGGCGTCGTCGACTGTGACCTGCTCGTGGTCAACAAGACCGACCTCGCGCCCCACGTCGGCGTCGACCTCGACGTAATGGAGCGGGACGCCGACGAGGTCCGGGACGGCCCCGTCGTGTTCACCAACTGCAAGGACGAGACCAACGTCGACGAGGTGCTGTCACACGTCCGGGAAGGGGTGCTGTTCGCCTGA
- a CDS encoding urease subunit gamma — translation MKLTAKEQERLTVFTAAEVARRRKERGVPLNHPEAVAYISDWCIERGRDGQSVAEIRSGASKLLGREDVMDGVPEMIDMIQVEPVFPDGTKLVTVHDPIRSDSVGTADSEGEDAATDGDDATEADE, via the coding sequence ATGAAACTCACAGCCAAAGAACAGGAACGACTCACGGTCTTCACCGCGGCAGAGGTCGCGCGACGCCGCAAGGAACGCGGCGTCCCGCTGAACCACCCCGAAGCCGTCGCCTACATCAGCGACTGGTGCATCGAGCGGGGACGAGACGGCCAGTCGGTGGCCGAAATCCGCTCCGGCGCGTCGAAACTGCTCGGCCGCGAGGACGTGATGGACGGCGTCCCCGAGATGATAGACATGATTCAGGTCGAACCGGTGTTCCCCGACGGGACCAAGCTCGTGACGGTCCACGACCCGATTCGCTCCGACAGCGTGGGGACCGCCGATAGCGAGGGCGAGGACGCCGCAACGGACGGCGACGACGCGACGGAGGCCGACGAGTGA
- the ureC gene encoding urease subunit alpha yields MTRDIDRENYAELYGPTTGDKIRLGDTELFAEVEEDLRTHGDEAVFGGGKTLRDGLGMAPGVTQAEGALDWVLTNATIIDPILGIVAADIGIRNGEIAGIGKAGNPDTMDGVDMVVGPSTDVYPAEGKIATAGGLDIHIHFNSAQLHEHALSGGITTMLGGGYGGGATTTTTGPENIKRFLQAAEEWPVNVGFYGKGNASDPGPLREQVAAGACGLKLHEDWGSTPETIDTCLDVAEDEGVQVCMHTDTLNEAGFVENTFGAVDGRTMHLFHIEGAGGGHAPDIMEMVGEPNMLPSSTNPSMPYTDNTFDEHLDMVMVCHHLNPDVPEDVAFAESRVRAETIAAEDVLHDMGAISMMTSDSQAMGRMAEVIPRTWQTASKMKSQRGPLPEDEGTGADNHRIKRYIAKYTINPAISAGIDEYVGTLEPGKLADICLWDPAFFGVKPAMTFKGGFPVHSEMGEANGSLMTCEPIIQRERAGAVGKARHALSLSFVSPAAAEAGVGEEYGLDSRVVPIEGARTPGKDDMVYNDYCPDDIEVDPETFEVRVDGDHVTCEPSSELPLAQRYLL; encoded by the coding sequence GTGACACGCGACATCGACCGCGAGAACTACGCCGAACTGTATGGGCCGACGACGGGTGATAAAATCCGGCTCGGTGACACGGAACTGTTCGCCGAGGTCGAGGAGGACCTGCGGACCCACGGCGACGAGGCCGTGTTCGGCGGCGGCAAGACCCTGCGTGACGGCCTGGGGATGGCTCCCGGCGTCACACAGGCGGAGGGGGCACTCGACTGGGTACTGACTAACGCGACGATTATCGACCCGATACTCGGCATCGTCGCCGCCGACATCGGCATTCGGAACGGCGAGATCGCCGGCATCGGGAAGGCCGGCAACCCCGACACGATGGACGGCGTCGACATGGTCGTCGGCCCGTCGACGGACGTGTACCCGGCCGAGGGGAAGATAGCGACCGCCGGCGGCCTCGACATCCACATCCACTTCAACTCCGCACAGCTCCACGAACACGCGCTGTCGGGCGGTATCACGACGATGCTCGGCGGCGGGTACGGCGGCGGCGCGACCACGACCACGACCGGCCCGGAGAACATCAAGCGCTTCCTGCAGGCCGCCGAAGAGTGGCCGGTCAACGTCGGCTTCTACGGCAAGGGCAACGCCTCCGACCCCGGCCCGCTCCGCGAGCAGGTCGCGGCCGGGGCCTGCGGACTGAAGCTCCACGAGGACTGGGGGTCGACGCCCGAGACAATCGACACCTGCCTCGACGTCGCCGAAGACGAGGGCGTGCAGGTCTGCATGCACACGGATACGCTGAACGAGGCCGGCTTCGTCGAGAACACCTTCGGTGCTGTCGACGGCCGGACGATGCACCTGTTCCACATCGAGGGCGCGGGCGGCGGTCACGCGCCGGACATCATGGAGATGGTCGGCGAGCCGAACATGCTCCCGTCGTCGACCAATCCGTCGATGCCCTACACCGACAACACGTTCGACGAACACCTGGACATGGTGATGGTGTGTCACCACCTCAACCCCGACGTGCCCGAGGACGTGGCCTTCGCTGAGTCCCGCGTTCGCGCGGAGACAATCGCCGCCGAGGACGTGCTCCACGACATGGGGGCCATCTCGATGATGACCTCCGACTCCCAGGCGATGGGGCGGATGGCCGAGGTCATCCCGCGGACGTGGCAGACGGCCTCGAAGATGAAATCCCAGCGCGGCCCGCTCCCCGAGGACGAGGGGACCGGCGCGGACAACCACCGCATCAAGCGCTACATCGCCAAGTACACCATCAACCCCGCTATCAGCGCCGGCATCGACGAGTACGTCGGAACCCTCGAACCCGGCAAACTGGCCGACATCTGCCTCTGGGACCCCGCGTTCTTCGGTGTCAAGCCGGCGATGACGTTCAAGGGCGGCTTCCCGGTCCACTCGGAGATGGGCGAGGCCAACGGCTCGCTGATGACCTGCGAGCCCATCATCCAGCGCGAACGGGCCGGCGCGGTCGGCAAGGCCAGGCACGCCCTTTCCCTGTCGTTCGTCTCCCCGGCGGCCGCCGAGGCCGGCGTCGGCGAGGAGTACGGGCTCGACTCCCGCGTCGTCCCGATAGAGGGGGCGCGCACGCCCGGCAAGGACGACATGGTGTACAACGACTACTGCCCCGACGATATCGAGGTCGACCCCGAGACGTTCGAGGTCCGGGTCGACGGCGACCACGTCACCTGCGAACCGTCTTCGGAACTCCCGCTCGCACAGCGATACCTGCTATGA